A segment of the Lycium barbarum isolate Lr01 chromosome 7, ASM1917538v2, whole genome shotgun sequence genome:
tgaattcccggatttttgttgattaaaatttgccAAGTTGTAATTTtggggatggtgcatttacaggggaagtgctgccgaaatttcggtagacaaatgttactttaagattcaacttctaaaatgctcaaattaatgtttggtaaatgtgaccaattgtagattttggagaatttgggacttgaatttggagtagcataagaagcggaaaaaggtatgtaaggcatcacccttctttctttggcatgtcttagacataataggtttggatacgagcctcggggactactctatcTCTAGAAAtctgagtttgaatttgacccttattcattcaatagaattgaattagatactCTATGTTTAATTGGAAAAGTAGTAAGCTTTTATGATTATAACTATGAACatgcttttgtaatgataacgatgatgtcaaagaagagGATAAGTCTAGGAtgattatgacaagaatggtttcatgtctaaaagtcttGAGTTAAAGATTCAATACGAATATAGAATAAtgagctagttcttgatttcaattccaTTCCTttattatgactttattttctaaaaactcCAAAGTGTAAGAGTTGATGTTTCAGGAGGTTTATgctcttattctatgttttctcttagtgttatccttcgttgatagtctcatcttatgactatcgttccttcaaggtgagacatgcggccatggttattccataatgtaatcggaggttaccgaccttacgtcactccgatggatatatgactttctctgggctctcatgcatgctatttatatgttataagtatatgtgtacgtatatggggaagatggggaaagggaaggtgctatagacgcacagccacctgatcagttggagtatgatacatgatatcgtcccggacgcgggatatatggctaaatggatcagaaccgacgcctcgacaatatgatatgttctattttctatatatatgcaaagagatgttttccaagaaagtaaagtattatatgcacatatggatcgggctgcacgttccgcagcaatatgttatagtatatgcacatatggatcgggatgcacgttccgcagcgctaagcatgcatggtatccgccaaagtgcacttatatgtacaggttattcttcTATCTCATGACATGCTCTATgtttcttttatgtcattatccttGTTCCATATtttccgtatgttattattcgtggcttacatactcggtacattactcgtactgacgtctcttcttgtggacgctgcgtttcatgccacgcaggtgagcAGGCAGACATGTTTGGTTCCTAGGAGCTCTATCGGCGGTacattggcagcgctccagttgttccggagcctcagtttcttggtactatttttgtgtacatattcgggtacggcagcacccggccctccttgtaatcatatgtattttgtttagaggctcgtagacagatatgtgcaGCCAGATGTTTCATAACTTGTTTATTCCCGTCgatgtataatatgttagtaaagtttattaataCGCGTTTATACTAATGTTATTAATGGTGGAGTTAATTAAAGAAATGATAATATGCATttatacggcccacctagtagtaagagtacgatacgagataaggggtgctcggtacaagtatcgggtacccgtcgcggcccctagttgggtcgtgacaggtcgtttttaaccatttgctcatttggcagagagttgatgttttggaagccaaaataggACATgacagtttacggatcgtataccactttacggtctgtatttcattttacgaccactggccagaatgcaaacttgcaacttttcacatttccaaaacctataattattcattatggagcataacctctctcttattgcgatttcCTTcagaatctcacttagggtcgtcaaatgttatttcttactcgcggaaacatcgtacactcgtactcatcactagttcattcacttgtgtaccaatggaagattttccgaggtgtaacactacatGACAGGTATTACTTAGAAGGTTAAATTATCACTTAATCAATTTTACAATTTTAAGTGTTTGTCACCTTCAATGTGACTTAGGCTTCTGATGCAAGTGCATCAGTTACTGGAAGAGGGACACCCTTTAAGAGGCCAAGAGTTGTGAGAATGGGAGTGCTTCAGACCCAAAGTGGTTTCAAAATTGTCAATGTAAGTTTGCAAACTCATTAACCATTTAATGCATACAATCTAGCCTAATGGAGATCTATTTTATTAATGCAGCCTGGAATGGCAAATCAGTCTGCAACCATGCCTATGAATTCAGCAGTAGTCACTAGTAGTCTTGGACATCACAAACCAAGACCTGGAGGACTAAAATGGAAAAGGAGTCCAGCTATAAAACAACAAGGTCTTCAACAAATGAGTGGACAAAAGAGAACGAAAACAAGGGCCAAAGCTGCTGAGTTGAACTCTTTAAGTCAAACAAGTTCATCAACTGCCCAGAAATGAAATGCAAAAATGAAGTTGAATTAGTTTAGTCCTGTATGTGTATGTCTTTGGTACTGACTGTTATGCAACAGTGACTGCAGTTTTTAATGTTATTTTTGTGAAACAATTATGGTAAATGATGTACATTTGTCAATTATGTTTTTGTGAAACATATTAAGCAGCTGTGACTGCAATTTTGCCCTGTATTGACATTCTATTCTTGCAATATTAAGCAGCTGTGACTGCAATTTTGCTGTATATTTCCTGGTTTTTTGACAGTTCAGTCTTGCAATGTTGTGTATGACATTAAATGCATAGAGAAGCAGCCCAGCTGTGACTGCAATGTTGTGTATAAATGCAGTAAACTTTTCTGAGCAGTGTGACCATATTTGAGCAGTGTATGTTGGGCAGTGTATAGATTTGAGCAGTCAAACACATTGAATGGATGCAAGTAAATGCATTATACAGATTTGAGCAGTCAAACACATTGAATGGATGCAAGTAAATGCATTATACAGATTTGAGCAGTCAAACACATTGAATCTGAGTTAGTAAATGATGGTAGTTGGTACTTGGGAGTGATGGTCAAAACCAATGAATCCGAGACATCATTAACTACTTGATCACACTAACACTTTAACTCAACTCAATTATAAATAGGCATTCTTTCCATCTCACTTTCACTCAACTCAAATAACTCTTAACAAATATAGTGATATTAAAGAGGCAGCCTTCATCTAAGATGGATGACATTCGTTTGACCGCATGTTTTGACAAAGAATTGACGAAATCGTACGTCGAAAAAGATGATTTCGCAAGTGTTGTCGTATTATATATTTTCAATTGTTCTTTTACCTCTTTTGGTAATAACATGTTTTTTTTGCAGATCTTCCAACTGACATACTGGAATTTCTTCCAAACACCGACAAGGACGTTGTTGTTCATTACGACGATCATGAGTATAATATGAAATACAATGTTGGCGTATACACGCGCCTCGCTCAAGGCTGGAAAGCCTTCATTGATGCCGCCGGATTAGGGATAGGAGATGTGTTGTGTTTTAAGGCATGTTTAGATGAGAACCGCATAGTGTTTTTCGTTCATGTAAAGGATGATCCGGAGATCGTAATGATAGATTAGGTCTCCAGATTCTCTATTGAAAGTAATTTATAAAATTTCTCAACTTTTGCTATCATTTTCAAGGtaatattttccataacaacaaaactCTTCAACAAAAGCATAAAGTTCTTCCATGACATTTACATTACAACAAGAGCATGAAGTTCTTACATTATCTACTACGCGATTAcaacatacaacaacataaaTTCAGTTGATTAAGGAAGCCGCCAAAAAGCCAATAAATATTCCCCACGAAATCAAAAGCAACATCCTTGTATTTGCAAGTTTCTCCTCCAAATTTAGAAGTTTTTTCAAGTCAAATTGTTGTTTACTCTTCAAGCCAATTAATTCCTCCTTCATTTTGTTCACTTCAAATAGATGTGTAGCCTCAATGGCAATTAATTCTTCTTGCAATTTGTCCCTTTCGATCTTGACCGCATCTAACGACGACGTCAAATTTTGAACATTATTCCATTGAATCTCAGGGAACAATTCATCTTCCCATTCCCAAAATCCACAAGAATTGCCCTTAGGCCTCAGACATTTGTAGAATTTCCGTCCTAGATTACTAGGAGTCGATGAAGTGAGGTGTTTTGCAATGTTGCCACAATTACATTTTACATGAGATGAACAGCTAACTTGAGACATTTATGAACCCACAATATTTTTGAATTACCGCAGAGAGTGATTATGGACAGAAATTTGGAGGAGAAATTTGGTGGAGAAATTTCGTGGAGGAAGAATACATATATGAAGGAGCAATGGTGTGAGCAAGAGGAATTTCATGAATGGAGgaaaaaaaatggggttgatgaaggtgaagatgaagatgaagatgaactagggttcTAAAGGGTGGTGGGTCAGGTGGGATTAAAAGGGGGAATGGTATTATATCCGTTACCCCCAtcgattttattaaaaaaaaaacgttcACAAAAATTAATTTACGCTCGGCTCAGGCACTGTCAAACACGCGCCCTGGTCTGGGCCATTAGAGGGGGAAAATAATTAAGACGTAAGTTcttaaggggggtaaataaatagaagttaagtttagtttccaaactgagttttcatgccaagttcaggggctaaaacatgtcttttctctttctttttaaaaaatatttttcacacacacacacatatatatatatatatatatatataggttcggtgtcatccgCACCCGGCCATATtaggctcagtgttattcgtacccaactgcagtggtgtgcacaataggttcCGTACCTGGCCGAGTATAGCACAACTCGGTGTCAGAAATagctacatacatacatatatacatatatatatgtatgtatgtttatatataaaacatgcatgagaCCTCAAAGAAACATTACAACTCTatggagtgatgtaaggtcggtatacctccgattaccattatagAGCTAAAATCGTCAACATATCTCATCTTCAGGGATTCAatgaccataagatgagatcaacaaccataaccaagatcaataatcatgagacaagatcaataaccatgagataagatcaataacatcataagaagatcaGGAACATAAGTTTCTCATATTTCTAGGAGTGGAGTCATTATGGAGATCACTCATATATGTTCGTGTcaatatgatcatgccaaaaggaaaAAGGGACAGCCTTTGACATGCCTCGTCATCTACTTAACTACTCAATATGATCATGTGAAAATTGTACGTCCAGTACTTTCAGCCCGTGCCTGGAAGGTCAATTTTTCAACTTTATGGAAAATTCTGGAAAATGAGGTACGGGACGTACAACTTTGTACGGGCCTTAATTTATCCCTTACTTCTCAGATTTGCGATTGGtcaattgcattggaaagaagactcactgaacttgaatttacataactcctcatatgctaggagatatacctccatAAAGTTGGACCGAAaattcctgtccaaaattctgccaagttttgacaaacttaattctttcaattcactTGATTCCGAAAACTTTAGACACTTTTTTAGCACATGTTAAAAGTCTTCCTcaaccttataagggttctatAACCACTCTGGACTTGCGTTAGTTTATTTACGATGCAAATAACGCGAAACTTTTCGAGGTGCAACATGGACGCATATCACTATATCAATAATACGTCAAGTTCCTTCCTTTATCCAAGATAATACTCAATAAGTGAAGGAGAGCAATTTCATGATCATGATAAGGCAACTAAGTATCAAGGCTAGTATCTGTTATAcctcgtatttttatacgtcgaattattcgtaagctaatcgacataagttaaggacgagattattttgggatatgagacaagggcttttaatcccctatttttaatgagtgcacgattgctagtaaatttaattggtgtggaaatattagtggagattaaggattaattaaccatgattataatattaagtggggattaaggattaattaagctaattagaccactaagtgggccccacaacaCATGGCGGAATTGTAAGAAAAATTGCATCAAAGCTAGCCGTATGGTGTTCTTTTCTTGGCTGGCCGTGTGTGTTTTCCTTGGTAGCCATAGATGTTTTGCTTCAACTAGATTTGTGAAGATGATTGTGTTGTATTAGTCATCATGTGGCTAATATATGGGCTGCCCAATGTTGACACATAACCCCCTATAATGACTCATctcctttctttttccttttttttttaaattaaaaatggtGGGGCCCGCTCTAATTACCTAATTAGccacttaattaaattaattttaattaatcactaatctctacttaataatctaatcataattaattagtccttaatctccaataatatttctacattaAATAAAATCTATAAACAAtttgtaataattaaaattgaaaattaaaggttcctatttcatgtccgaaaataattctgcctttaacttgagtcgatttgcttgcgaataattcgacgtataaatatacggggcataacatatatatatatatgacgacgttatgaacctttggagttcttttgcaagtttccacatTGTCTATAGCGTTAGTCTGaatatgtctaacaggtacgcatacgagtgtccagctcggacactagtcatggcccacgtggctaggtcgtgacaaaagtggtatcaaagcagtgcatcctcggagtgtctacagaccgtgtctagtagaatcttgtttatcggtgtgttgtgcaccacatctatgaactggaagctacaagacatttaggatgttacctttccttcttattctagatcgtgcgatagagccaagagataggaaatgatatctcttatatactaacccttgatttcagcggaagaacaacatcgatagaagaaagtgactgatgatattggaagtcacaaagtacacaggtaagcaatggtgcgaaagatgcatgtcagataaggtaagaatattgaagtatgattgaaatgtaaagttgaagaatgaaagggaaggtagataggaaggtataacagggcagatcgttaaaggatcaggtacgtctcgaggtgtgatatgtgaagtaagtttcgacatctttatacctttacttgaaattgggagccctgtgtggctatgatatgatataatatgatatgatatatatacatatatatgttggccctgtgaggcattgttggtatttcctgcgtgcaggttttggggatagtaagaaatacagtggaaactctgccaaaattttcctaaaaGTAAAAAGgggatgagatataagttcgtaatatgtcttgaaaggtcgataccgatatggtgaatttatcatgttggattaaagctttaagagataccctccatgtcatccgtaagaagcatatatgagcagcaagtttgcaattcatttgaacggaccagaatactttccagccatatTGTGCCTTAGAacaagctcatgttgaagagcaaaaacgtccagcaattaagtttcacttttatttgaagagtacaaagcatacagcaagtagtttatgaactaaatagttcgtttatGATCCAAGAACAAATCtaaaggtaaactatgtgaatcaagcatt
Coding sequences within it:
- the LOC132601454 gene encoding uncharacterized protein LOC132601454; this encodes MSQVSCSSHVKCNCGNIAKHLTSSTPSNLGRKFYKCLRPKGNSCGFWEWEDELFPEIQWNNVQNLTSSLDAVKIERDKLQEELIAIEATHLFEVNKMKEELIGLKSKQQFDLKKLLNLEEKLANTRMLLLISWGIFIGFLAASLIN